In Pirellula sp. SH-Sr6A, the DNA window ACCCGAGAATCGGAAGAGAACACCCCAATCTCGGACGAGCTACTTCGACTCCTCGAATCCTGGATTGCAAACCAGCTCTAGGGGGCAACTCGGGCAGTGGATTTATCTCGGTCGACACGGATCTGAACGCGATCTCCCATCACAGGTCGCTTGATCCCCACTTGAAGCCTCAATGCTCCGGTCTTCACATCGAACTGCACGGAATCCCCTTCGATCGCGGTCGGAACTCCTTGGACCCACAACAGCATCCCCTTCTTCGCGTTTTCACCGAGGAGAAGCCTTAGGGTTCCTTCTCGATCGACTTGGAGTTCCGTCATCAAGAAAGTGACTGGCTCCATTCCGGCATGGGGCTGAAACGTTGCTGTCCCGTTCAAAGGAACTTGCCCAGACACCAATGCAGCGGAAGGCTGCCACGTGAACACCGATTGATCCCCCGCAACGGAATCAAGGCTCGTTCGATTGAACAACTGATGCGCTTTTTGCGTCCAGACGAGCGATTTCCAATCTCGAAGCGAGCCGTCCTCTTGCACACGCATCGGACCATCAATGCGCCCCATCTCGATCATGAACCGAAGCAGATCAATCGCTTCCGCTTCACTTAGCGAATCGAGCAATCCATCGGGCATCAGGGACCGCGAGTCTTTGCTTTCATCGATCGATTCCTTCAGAATCCGAATCTCTTTCCCATCAGCTCCACGCAATGTGACCGTCGTGTCGGTCTCTCCAATCGGAATCCCTGTAACGATCTCGTCGTCCACGGTTCGAATCAATTTGGCGTTATAGCCCTCCTTCACTTTCGCAGCTGGATTGAGGAGCGCCTCTAACAAATAGTCCGCAGGTGCCTGGGCTCCGATCGAAGACAGATCAGGACCTACGAGCCCCCCAACTCCGGCGATTCGGTGACACTGAACGCACTGCAATTCGGCCCGCCTGTAAATCATCTCGCCTCGATGTGGGTCGCCAGACGACTGCGCTTTGGCAATCCACTGGTCGCGAAGGGACTCGGACCACACCCATCGATTCTCCTTGAGCTTGGCGGCCGATTCAATCGTCTCCAACAGTTTTGTCGCTTCCGCGCCACTGCTGCGAATCGCCGCCCGAACTTGCCTACCCGTTTCTGGTGCGACAGCAACTTTGGCTTTTGACACGGCGCTGGCGAGAGCATCCGCTCCCCCTTTTTTCCCTAAGATCAGTCGAACGATTTGATTCCATGCTTCATCGGAGACACCGCCTGCCGACATCTTGGATGCGATCGCTTCGCAGGCCCCTCCCAAGTCAAACTCGAGGGTTTGCTCGATCGCAGCCACCGAAACCACCGCGTCCGGATCTTGGGTTAACTGAATCACTTGTTTCTTTGCATCGACGTCTCCTATCGCCGCAAGTCCCACAATGGCTGCCGCCCGAACACCGGAGTTCGAGTCTTGTAAAGCGCTAGCGATGCGCCCTCGCAGGTCACCTATTTTCCATTGCCCGATCGCCCGCAATGCCAACTTCCTCATCGCTTGATCGCCAGCCGCATTCGATTGGGAGAGGGTCGCGAGGACAGTTTTGGCTTCGGCGGATGGTGCAACGACTTGTTTCCTTGCCTTGCTTCCATCGAGAATCGCGGCAAAGATCGAAGCTTTAGCAGCGGGTTCCAACGCTGGTTTCGCATCGGGACGAAGAAGCACGTCCAACAAACGCGACTGTTGCGAAGAAGTCCCTAGCTCGGCTGCTAACTGAAGCAATTCCGACGCGTTGGTATTGGATGTGACGCTCCCTGTCGCGATCAACTGAAGCAACGCATCGACGCTCGATGGGTCCTGCACCGCTCGCATGGCAAAGGCAATGTGGTTGGGCTTTCCGTTAAGACCCTTCGGATTCGTGTTGAAGTCGGGCAGCCAAGCATCCTTAAGGTCGCGGAGCGTTTGCCACAGCGCGAAGTCTAAAAACCGATCCATCGGTTGGTCGAGAACCTGACACGCTAATGCAGCGGATTCCGCGGTTGGGATTTCAGCGAGAATGCGCAACGTCTCCAACCGAACACGCGGGTGCGCATCGGCAAGTCCCGGTTTCGCACGCTGCAGCCAAGCGTCCCACTGGGCAGGAGCAAGGGGTTGCCCCGACGCGCGAGCCAATCGAATTTCACGACTCAACTGATTGAGGCAGGAATGGTAGGCAGCCGCGCGGATTCGACCATCCTCGCTTCGCAAAAGCTGCTCCTGCATCTCCTTCGGAAATGCCTCTTGCCCTTCCAGCATCCACAACCACTGCAATCGATCCACTTCTCGGGCCGCTCCGGCCCAAGCTCCACGCACTTGCTCCATCGTAGGGGCCTTGAGTCGCATCGCTTGCGTCGCAAATAGACGAGGCAAATCGGCTTCGTCGGTCATCAAACTTGCCAGCTCATCGAAGGACAGTTTGGCATCGATTGGCTTCCAGTTCGATTTTTTCTGATCCTTGTGTGTCAATCGCCAGATGCGGCCATGCGTCCTGTCGCGGCGTGGATCGCGGAAATCGACCTCGCCATGCTGGATGATCGGGTTGTACCAGTCCGCGATGTAGAGGTGGCCATCGAGCCCTTGCTTCGCGTCGATCGGTCGAAAGGCGACGTGGGTGGTCTTGATGACCTCTTGTTGCTGAACCGACTCGTAACCGGATCGATCGTCGGTGACAACAAAACGACAAACCCGGTGCGCTCGGAAGTCGTTGGTGACCATGGAACCACGAATGTTTTCGGGCCAGTGATCGCCGCTGAGGATCTCCAGTCCACAATGCTTCGGACTGCCGGGATTCAAACCTCCCAAAAATCGCGTTCCCCCTACCGCCGTTACAAATACACTGCCTGGAAAGACGTAATTGATCCCCTCTCCATAGGCACCATCGGTCGCAAACATCTGACCATACCGATCGAAGTGCACACCCCATGGATTGACGAAACCGCGCGCGACGACCTCCAATTGCTTGGTCGAGGGGTGATAGCGCCAAATGCCGCCACCATTGAGTCGCTCCACTCCCCAAGGTGTTTCGATGTGCGAGTGGATATAGATGGATTGGTTCATATAGAGCCATCCATCGTGCCCCCAACGAAGGGAGTGCAGCAGATGGTGCGTGTCCTCGGTTCCGAATCCGGACAAGATGACTTGCTTCTCGTCGGCGACCAGATCCCCATCTCGATCGACCATGTACTCGAGCTTGTCGCTATTGACGACATAGGCGCTGGCCATCGAACCATCATTGCCTGGCAACACGCCGGTCGGAATCAGCAAGCCTTCGGCGAATACCGTCGTTTTGTCGGCCCGGCCATCGCCATCTGTGTCTTCCAAAACAAGGATTTTGTCATTGGCGGGTTTGCCCGGAACTATCTGCGGATACGTTTCGCTGCTCGCGACCCACAACCGACCGCGATTGTCCCAATTCATGTGAATCGGCTTCGCCAATCGCGACTCATCGCCGGCAAACAATTCCGCGGTCCAGCCATCCCCCATCTGAAAGGTTGCCAACTCCTCCTTCGCATCAGGAACGGGAATATCGGTCAGTTCTCGCTGTGCGGATGCGGTGCCGGCCAACAAAGCGGCGATCAGAGAGGAAAACAGCACTCTCGCGAATTGTCTGCGCTTCAAGGTAGCAGTTGTACGATCCATTCCGATTCTGTGAGGTGAGAGGGAAAAATGGGTAGAAGGCCAATGAATGGCGCTGGAGGGTTACGTAGGTGGGGCGGTTACCGCACTCCCAATGGATTGCACTAGCCAATCGCTCTCGATCGGTTGATCCTGGGTTGTACGACACTCGCTATTCGTAGACTATACTTTAATCGAAGGGAGACGTCTTGAGGACCGTTTCCCATCTTTCCAACGACCTTCGCCGAATTACTTACATGACTCAGTTCTATTGCGGCTTTGATTTAGGTGGGACCAAGATGCTTTGCGTCGTGATGGACGAAAAGCAGAAAATCGTGGCTCGCAAACGAAAAAAAAC includes these proteins:
- a CDS encoding PVC-type heme-binding CxxCH protein, translating into MDRTTATLKRRQFARVLFSSLIAALLAGTASAQRELTDIPVPDAKEELATFQMGDGWTAELFAGDESRLAKPIHMNWDNRGRLWVASSETYPQIVPGKPANDKILVLEDTDGDGRADKTTVFAEGLLIPTGVLPGNDGSMASAYVVNSDKLEYMVDRDGDLVADEKQVILSGFGTEDTHHLLHSLRWGHDGWLYMNQSIYIHSHIETPWGVERLNGGGIWRYHPSTKQLEVVARGFVNPWGVHFDRYGQMFATDGAYGEGINYVFPGSVFVTAVGGTRFLGGLNPGSPKHCGLEILSGDHWPENIRGSMVTNDFRAHRVCRFVVTDDRSGYESVQQQEVIKTTHVAFRPIDAKQGLDGHLYIADWYNPIIQHGEVDFRDPRRDRTHGRIWRLTHKDQKKSNWKPIDAKLSFDELASLMTDEADLPRLFATQAMRLKAPTMEQVRGAWAGAAREVDRLQWLWMLEGQEAFPKEMQEQLLRSEDGRIRAAAYHSCLNQLSREIRLARASGQPLAPAQWDAWLQRAKPGLADAHPRVRLETLRILAEIPTAESAALACQVLDQPMDRFLDFALWQTLRDLKDAWLPDFNTNPKGLNGKPNHIAFAMRAVQDPSSVDALLQLIATGSVTSNTNASELLQLAAELGTSSQQSRLLDVLLRPDAKPALEPAAKASIFAAILDGSKARKQVVAPSAEAKTVLATLSQSNAAGDQAMRKLALRAIGQWKIGDLRGRIASALQDSNSGVRAAAIVGLAAIGDVDAKKQVIQLTQDPDAVVSVAAIEQTLEFDLGGACEAIASKMSAGGVSDEAWNQIVRLILGKKGGADALASAVSKAKVAVAPETGRQVRAAIRSSGAEATKLLETIESAAKLKENRWVWSESLRDQWIAKAQSSGDPHRGEMIYRRAELQCVQCHRIAGVGGLVGPDLSSIGAQAPADYLLEALLNPAAKVKEGYNAKLIRTVDDEIVTGIPIGETDTTVTLRGADGKEIRILKESIDESKDSRSLMPDGLLDSLSEAEAIDLLRFMIEMGRIDGPMRVQEDGSLRDWKSLVWTQKAHQLFNRTSLDSVAGDQSVFTWQPSAALVSGQVPLNGTATFQPHAGMEPVTFLMTELQVDREGTLRLLLGENAKKGMLLWVQGVPTAIEGDSVQFDVKTGALRLQVGIKRPVMGDRVQIRVDRDKSTARVAP